In one Nocardia tengchongensis genomic region, the following are encoded:
- a CDS encoding PD-(D/E)XK nuclease family protein — MVRRRAPARLRNAARRGRCRRHRRRPDAPPGSLPRLPWADRNAVDVEVSFETTIAGTVIRGRMDAVFRRPDGAWVIVDWKTGAEPRRGEEDSVAVQLAVYRLAWARLESARSGRAESDVLAETFAAFHYVRSGRTIAPAHLPGPAELAAIITTAAPRRRAPEPPLSDEPPLPDEPDFDDPGPDEPVEVELLRPRPTEPPDPEVSPGINATSDFAVPLVPETPPDHVPLPSKEAWASTGSWRDAVSDFDFPPEFEPPPDPESLPPDPSA; from the coding sequence CTGGTTCGCCGGCGCGCGCCTGCTCGGCTTCGAAACGCTGCCCGGCGCGGCCGATGTCGCCGACACCGACGCCGACCTGATGCGCCTCCAGGAAGCCTTCCTCGCCTCCCGTGGGCCGACCGCAATGCCGTGGACGTGGAGGTCTCCTTCGAAACCACCATCGCGGGCACCGTGATTCGCGGCCGCATGGACGCCGTCTTCCGCCGGCCCGACGGCGCCTGGGTCATCGTGGACTGGAAGACCGGCGCGGAACCCCGCCGCGGGGAAGAGGATTCGGTCGCCGTGCAGCTGGCCGTCTACCGGCTGGCCTGGGCCCGGCTGGAGTCCGCGCGCAGCGGCCGCGCCGAATCCGATGTGCTGGCCGAGACCTTCGCCGCCTTCCACTACGTCCGCTCCGGCCGCACCATCGCGCCCGCGCACCTGCCCGGCCCGGCCGAACTCGCCGCCATCATCACCACCGCGGCCCCCCGCCGCCGCGCCCCGGAACCACCACTCTCCGACGAGCCCCCGCTTCCGGACGAACCCGACTTCGATGATCCGGGGCCCGACGAGCCCGTCGAGGTCGAACTACTGCGCCCCCGGCCGACCGAGCCGCCGGACCCAGAAGTGTCACCCGGCATCAATGCGACATCGGATTTCGCGGTGCCGCTCGTTCCCGAGACGCCACCGGATCACGTGCCGCTGCCCTCGAAGGAGGCGTGGGCGTCCACGGGTTCGTGGCGGGATGCCGTGTCCGACTTCGACTTCCCGCCGGAATTCGAACCGCCGCCGGACCCGGAATCGCTGCCGCCGGATCCGTCGGCCTGA
- a CDS encoding TrkA family potassium uptake protein produces MIRVIGDSSSRGLAGLTERPDFALVGVLRIPSAQSSPWFSLVRRVGLAVLLLAASTLVVYVGRDGYHDNAREHMSLLDCAYYATVSLSTTGYGDITPVTPSARLINILVVTPLRIMFLIVLVGTTLAVLTERSRQAFKIQRWRRTVRNHTVVVGYGTKGRTAVDAMLADGAQPGDIVVVDTDPQVLEFAANAGLVTVQGSATKSDVLRLAGVQHAAAVVVAANRDDTAVLVTLSAREINPKARISAAVREAENTHVLRQSGADSVVVSSETAGRLLGIATTKPTVVDMIEDLLTPDAGFAIAERDVESEEVGGSPRHLRDIVLGVVREGRLIRVGDPETDALEARDKLLYLRRVHA; encoded by the coding sequence GTGATTCGCGTGATCGGTGATTCCTCGTCGCGTGGATTGGCCGGGCTGACCGAACGGCCCGACTTCGCGCTCGTCGGGGTGCTGCGCATCCCGTCCGCACAGTCCAGTCCGTGGTTTTCGCTGGTGCGGCGGGTGGGCCTGGCCGTGCTGCTGCTGGCCGCGTCGACCCTGGTGGTCTACGTCGGCCGCGACGGCTACCACGACAATGCCCGCGAGCACATGAGCCTGCTCGATTGCGCGTACTACGCGACCGTGTCCCTGTCGACCACCGGCTACGGCGACATCACTCCTGTCACCCCCAGCGCGCGGCTGATCAATATCCTCGTGGTCACCCCGCTGCGGATCATGTTCCTCATCGTCTTGGTCGGCACGACCCTGGCCGTGCTCACCGAACGATCCCGGCAGGCGTTCAAGATTCAGCGATGGAGGCGCACCGTGCGTAATCACACCGTGGTAGTCGGCTACGGCACCAAGGGCCGCACCGCCGTGGACGCCATGCTCGCCGACGGCGCGCAGCCGGGCGACATCGTGGTGGTGGACACCGATCCGCAGGTGCTCGAATTCGCCGCCAACGCCGGGCTGGTCACCGTGCAGGGCTCGGCCACCAAGTCGGATGTGTTGCGGCTGGCCGGAGTTCAGCACGCCGCGGCCGTGGTGGTCGCCGCCAACCGCGACGACACCGCCGTGCTGGTCACCCTGTCCGCCCGCGAGATCAACCCCAAGGCAAGGATTTCCGCGGCGGTCCGGGAAGCCGAGAACACCCACGTGCTGCGGCAGTCCGGCGCGGATTCGGTGGTGGTGTCCTCGGAGACCGCCGGCCGCCTGCTCGGCATCGCCACCACCAAGCCCACCGTGGTCGACATGATCGAAGACCTGCTCACCCCCGACGCCGGCTTCGCCATCGCCGAACGCGACGTGGAATCCGAGGAGGTCGGCGGATCCCCGCGCCACCTGCGCGACATCGTGCTCGGCGTGGTCCGCGAGGGCCGGCTGATCCGGGTCGGCGACCCCGAGACCGACGCCCTCGAGGCCCGCGACAAGCTGCTGTATCTGCGGCGAGTCCACGCCTGA
- the nudC gene encoding NAD(+) diphosphatase, which yields MSGFELTAVPVLSRTSLDRAEHLRSDEQALKEGWPQAKLLRMNKRGQVRIEQGGVVLDAALTLAPERAPEAVFLGVDGDTHLWAVRDNAIEGELADLRAFGATLDLDDFGTGLLATAIAVLNWHDKAAFSAVDGSPTTSANGGWSRISAAGHEDFPRTDPAVICLIHDGGDRVLLARQHTWPAGLFSLLAGFVEAGESLERCVEREIKEEVGVDVREIRYLGSQPWPFPRSLMLGFAAVGDPDQPLAFHDGEIAEAFWFTKAEVREALAAGAWGSPTGATGGAAKLLLPGSISIARTIVESWAAEN from the coding sequence GTGTCAGGTTTTGAGCTCACTGCGGTTCCGGTGCTGTCGCGTACCTCGCTCGACCGCGCGGAACACCTCCGCTCCGACGAACAGGCTCTGAAAGAGGGCTGGCCGCAGGCCAAACTCCTCCGGATGAACAAGCGCGGCCAGGTCCGCATCGAGCAGGGCGGCGTGGTGCTCGACGCCGCGCTCACCCTCGCCCCCGAACGCGCCCCCGAGGCGGTCTTCCTCGGCGTCGACGGCGACACCCACCTGTGGGCGGTGCGCGACAACGCCATCGAGGGCGAACTGGCCGACCTGCGCGCCTTCGGCGCCACCCTCGACCTCGACGACTTCGGCACCGGCCTGCTGGCCACCGCCATCGCCGTGCTGAACTGGCACGACAAGGCCGCCTTCAGCGCGGTCGACGGCAGCCCCACCACGTCCGCCAACGGCGGCTGGTCGCGGATCAGCGCGGCCGGGCACGAGGACTTCCCGCGCACCGATCCGGCCGTCATCTGCCTCATCCACGACGGCGGCGACCGTGTCCTGCTGGCCCGCCAGCACACCTGGCCGGCCGGATTGTTCTCGCTGCTGGCCGGTTTCGTGGAAGCGGGGGAGTCGCTGGAGCGCTGCGTCGAGCGCGAGATCAAGGAGGAGGTCGGCGTCGACGTCCGCGAGATCCGCTACCTGGGCAGCCAGCCGTGGCCGTTCCCGCGCTCGCTCATGCTGGGCTTCGCCGCCGTCGGCGACCCGGACCAGCCGCTGGCCTTCCACGACGGCGAGATCGCCGAGGCGTTCTGGTTCACCAAGGCCGAGGTGCGGGAGGCCCTGGCCGCGGGCGCGTGGGGCTCGCCCACCGGAGCCACCGGCGGCGCGGCGAAACTGCTGCTGCCGGGGTCGATTTCGATCGCGCGGACCATCGTCGAATCCTGGGCCGCCGAAAACTGA
- a CDS encoding EVE domain-containing protein → MSTRYWLAVVSRDHVRRGVELGFAQANHGKRAAVERMSAGDGLVYYSPRTGMREGEPIKSFTALGTIAEGPAWQVEEQGGCFRPWRRAVDYDRDARQVPIDDLRTELDLTSVPNWGIVLRRGLVELTAHDFELISRAMVGQ, encoded by the coding sequence ATGAGCACCCGGTACTGGCTGGCCGTGGTCTCCCGCGACCACGTCCGGCGCGGCGTGGAACTCGGCTTCGCACAAGCCAATCACGGCAAACGCGCCGCGGTCGAACGGATGAGCGCCGGCGACGGACTCGTCTACTACTCGCCCCGCACCGGCATGCGCGAGGGCGAACCGATCAAATCCTTCACCGCCCTCGGCACCATCGCCGAGGGCCCGGCCTGGCAGGTCGAGGAACAGGGGGGCTGCTTCCGCCCCTGGCGGCGCGCGGTCGACTACGACCGCGACGCCCGTCAGGTCCCCATCGACGACCTGCGCACCGAACTGGACCTGACCAGCGTCCCCAACTGGGGCATCGTGTTGCGGCGCGGCCTGGTCGAACTCACCGCACACGACTTCGAACTCATCTCCCGCGCTATGGTCGGCCAGTGA
- a CDS encoding MarR family winged helix-turn-helix transcriptional regulator, translating to MTNGGLHTEFDDADESPGLLLWQVTNRWQAAQRAALAPFDLTHVQFVLLAALTWLTGRSGGDPVTQRDVADQAATDPMMTSQVLRTLEQKGLLERHDHPTDKRAKSLLPTEAGAALVNRAIGAVEGCDREFFEPLGDQTPRFTAALRRLRDRDSD from the coding sequence GTGACGAATGGCGGACTACACACGGAGTTCGACGACGCCGACGAAAGCCCCGGTCTCTTGCTCTGGCAGGTGACCAATCGCTGGCAGGCCGCGCAACGCGCGGCCCTCGCCCCCTTCGACCTGACCCACGTCCAATTCGTGCTGCTCGCCGCCCTGACCTGGCTCACCGGCCGGTCCGGCGGCGACCCCGTCACCCAGCGCGACGTCGCCGACCAGGCCGCCACCGACCCCATGATGACCTCCCAGGTGCTGCGCACCCTGGAACAGAAGGGCCTGCTCGAACGCCACGACCACCCGACCGACAAGCGCGCCAAATCCCTGCTCCCCACCGAAGCCGGAGCCGCCCTGGTCAATCGCGCCATCGGAGCCGTCGAAGGCTGCGACCGCGAATTCTTCGAACCCCTGGGCGACCAGACCCCCCGCTTCACCGCCGCCCTGCGCCGCCTACGCGACCGCGACTCCGACTGA
- a CDS encoding low temperature requirement protein A — MVDETPETPDAGSAETSGTHERHASWMELFFDLVAVAGIGQLTHLLHRGPSLGDVGLYVVLYLAFWMVWACITLYGNIARDQTRVALMLAAMLGLGGQAWTAAVLGLAFAAFVILAGLWALTLLFGFVPRLMTEAAAGADEPWQRIMLTHCGITGGLATLAAGLGLALDHAHGHLSTGVGWALCGGAACYFAVIGLSGVRSGAGWRWTLVWPLPGAVLAVLLGFFAPHLTALPLVGAVAVLVVWPLLWETWAAGKWGNSSGPDRPRRVPRGSAA; from the coding sequence GTGGTCGATGAGACGCCTGAGACGCCCGATGCCGGGAGCGCCGAGACATCGGGGACGCACGAGCGCCACGCGAGCTGGATGGAGTTGTTCTTCGACCTGGTCGCGGTGGCGGGCATCGGTCAGCTGACGCACCTGCTGCATCGGGGGCCGTCGCTGGGTGACGTGGGCCTGTACGTGGTGCTCTACCTGGCGTTCTGGATGGTCTGGGCCTGTATCACCCTGTACGGCAATATCGCCCGCGACCAGACCCGGGTGGCGTTGATGCTGGCCGCGATGCTGGGGCTGGGCGGGCAGGCGTGGACCGCGGCCGTGCTGGGCCTGGCCTTCGCGGCGTTCGTGATCCTGGCCGGGCTCTGGGCGCTGACCCTGCTGTTCGGTTTCGTGCCCCGCTTGATGACCGAGGCCGCCGCCGGCGCCGACGAGCCCTGGCAGCGCATCATGCTCACCCACTGCGGCATCACCGGCGGCCTGGCCACGCTCGCGGCGGGCTTGGGCCTGGCGCTGGACCACGCGCACGGGCACCTGAGTACAGGTGTCGGCTGGGCGTTGTGCGGCGGCGCCGCATGCTATTTCGCGGTGATCGGCCTGAGCGGCGTGCGCAGTGGCGCCGGTTGGCGCTGGACGCTGGTCTGGCCGCTGCCGGGCGCGGTGCTGGCCGTCCTGCTCGGCTTCTTCGCCCCGCATCTGACAGCGTTGCCCCTGGTCGGCGCCGTGGCGGTACTGGTGGTCTGGCCGCTGCTGTGGGAGACCTGGGCGGCGGGCAAGTGGGGCAACAGCTCCGGCCCCGACCGCCCGCGCCGGGTCCCGCGAGGATCAGCGGCCTGA
- a CDS encoding WhiB family transcriptional regulator: MHELKENDVSTTVIRERVTCRNTVANTTARTRRTVTISVPCRAGNPDLWFAESPAQLEEAKALCASCPIRQGCLSAALDRAEPWGVWGGEIFDQGVVIARKRPRGRPRKVAVA, encoded by the coding sequence ATGCACGAGCTGAAGGAGAACGACGTGTCCACCACGGTCATCCGTGAACGAGTGACATGCCGCAACACCGTGGCCAACACGACCGCCCGCACCCGCCGGACGGTTACGATCAGCGTCCCTTGCCGCGCCGGCAACCCGGACCTCTGGTTCGCCGAGTCCCCGGCCCAGCTGGAAGAGGCGAAGGCGCTGTGCGCCAGCTGCCCGATTCGTCAGGGCTGCTTGTCCGCCGCGCTGGATCGCGCCGAGCCGTGGGGTGTCTGGGGCGGTGAGATCTTCGACCAGGGTGTCGTGATCGCCCGCAAGCGCCCGCGTGGCCGCCCGCGCAAGGTCGCGGTGGCATGA
- a CDS encoding AarF/ABC1/UbiB kinase family protein, producing the protein MANRLGHRHDGNVSEIVSKRSSRNAKLAKIPLGIAGRAAVGFGRKLAGGDKQEINAELNQKAAEQLFAVLGELKGGAMKFGQALSVMEAAVPEEFGEHYREALTKLQAAAPPMPVAAVHRQLDQQLGTGWRQRFREFDDQPTASASIGQVHKAVWSDGRVVAVKVQYPGADEALRADLKTLNRMAGMMSALIPGAEIKPILAEISERTEEELDYRIEAGHQRQFAKAFNGHPRFVVPKVVASAPKVIVTEWLDNATPVSQIIQRGMADPEGTVELRNRVAALMGEFHFSSPAIAGLLHADPHPGNFMMLEDGRLAVIDYGACAPLPNGFPKVLGELVALEVEERYDEVVALLHDHGWVIPGKTVSIQEIQDYLRPFTDPIRTETFHFTRRWMQRVAGKATDISNAEMMKTARSLQLPAEHVMIFRVLGGSVGICAQLDAEVPFMKLMNDWVPGYAETRRAVG; encoded by the coding sequence ATGGCGAACCGTCTGGGACATCGGCATGATGGGAACGTGTCAGAGATTGTGAGCAAGCGCTCTTCCCGCAACGCCAAGCTGGCCAAGATTCCGCTCGGCATCGCGGGGCGGGCGGCTGTCGGATTCGGCCGCAAACTTGCCGGGGGCGACAAGCAGGAGATCAACGCCGAGCTGAACCAGAAGGCCGCCGAACAGCTCTTCGCGGTGCTCGGTGAGCTCAAGGGCGGGGCCATGAAGTTCGGCCAGGCGCTCTCGGTGATGGAAGCCGCCGTCCCCGAGGAGTTCGGCGAGCACTACCGCGAGGCGCTCACCAAACTGCAGGCGGCCGCGCCGCCCATGCCGGTGGCGGCCGTGCACCGGCAGCTCGATCAGCAGCTGGGAACCGGCTGGCGGCAACGCTTCCGGGAATTCGACGACCAGCCCACCGCGTCGGCGAGCATCGGCCAGGTGCACAAGGCGGTCTGGTCCGACGGCCGGGTGGTCGCTGTGAAGGTGCAGTACCCGGGCGCCGACGAGGCGCTGCGCGCCGATCTCAAGACACTGAACCGGATGGCCGGCATGATGAGCGCGCTGATCCCGGGCGCGGAGATCAAGCCGATTCTCGCCGAGATCAGCGAGCGCACCGAGGAAGAGCTCGACTATCGCATCGAGGCCGGGCACCAGCGGCAGTTCGCCAAGGCCTTCAACGGGCATCCGCGCTTCGTGGTGCCGAAGGTGGTGGCCAGCGCCCCGAAGGTGATCGTCACCGAGTGGCTCGACAACGCCACCCCGGTCTCGCAGATCATTCAGCGCGGCATGGCCGATCCGGAGGGCACCGTCGAGCTGCGCAATCGGGTCGCGGCGCTGATGGGCGAATTCCATTTCAGCTCACCGGCCATCGCGGGCCTGCTGCACGCCGATCCGCATCCGGGCAACTTCATGATGCTCGAGGACGGCCGGCTCGCGGTCATCGACTACGGCGCGTGCGCGCCGCTGCCCAATGGCTTCCCCAAGGTGCTGGGCGAACTGGTGGCGCTCGAGGTCGAGGAGCGCTATGACGAAGTGGTGGCGCTGCTGCACGACCACGGCTGGGTCATCCCTGGAAAGACGGTGAGCATCCAGGAGATTCAGGATTATCTCCGCCCCTTCACCGACCCCATCCGGACCGAGACCTTCCACTTCACCCGGCGCTGGATGCAGCGCGTGGCGGGCAAGGCCACCGACATCTCCAATGCCGAGATGATGAAAACGGCCCGCTCCCTGCAACTTCCGGCCGAACACGTGATGATCTTCCGGGTCCTGGGCGGCTCGGTCGGCATCTGCGCCCAGCTCGACGCCGAAGTCCCCTTCATGAAACTGATGAACGACTGGGTCCCCGGCTACGCCGAAACCCGCCGCGCCGTCGGCTAG
- a CDS encoding TOMM precursor leader peptide-binding protein gives MLHPRITVLVRPNGVVQLGWSPEHAVFLRPPGPVDAVPALLRLLDGSRAESEILWRARELGFEIEHTRTLLRELAAADLLAAPEPRARLRVVRVHGRGPCADALLDGLHRIGLRAKHSHGHPSAPGRGGSEAERPDLLVLSDTLVPDPGLVADLMRRRIPHLQVRLRDGRGIVGPLVLPGETGCLRCADLYRTAAEPAWPQLAAQLLGRVGCASPAVIALTAALALREIETVSRGPAERPPASLNATLEWDPETPHLDRRPWSAHPDCGCGASAVV, from the coding sequence ATGCTGCATCCCCGCATCACCGTGCTGGTGCGCCCGAATGGCGTGGTGCAGTTGGGTTGGAGCCCGGAGCACGCGGTCTTTCTGCGCCCGCCCGGTCCCGTTGACGCGGTGCCCGCCCTGCTGCGGCTGCTGGACGGTTCCCGCGCAGAGTCCGAGATCCTCTGGCGGGCACGGGAGCTGGGCTTCGAGATCGAGCACACGCGCACGCTCCTGCGGGAGCTGGCGGCCGCCGATCTGCTGGCGGCCCCGGAACCGCGGGCCCGGCTGCGGGTGGTGCGCGTGCACGGGCGCGGCCCGTGCGCCGACGCATTGCTCGACGGGCTGCACCGAATTGGGCTGCGGGCCAAGCACTCCCACGGGCATCCGAGCGCCCCGGGCCGGGGCGGGAGCGAGGCGGAACGCCCGGATCTGCTGGTGCTGTCCGACACCCTGGTGCCCGATCCGGGCCTGGTCGCCGACCTCATGCGCCGCCGCATCCCGCATCTGCAGGTACGCCTCCGGGACGGTCGCGGCATCGTCGGCCCGCTGGTGCTGCCGGGCGAAACCGGTTGCCTGCGTTGCGCGGATCTGTACCGCACCGCCGCCGAACCGGCCTGGCCGCAGTTGGCCGCGCAGCTGCTGGGCCGGGTCGGTTGCGCCTCCCCCGCGGTGATCGCCCTGACCGCGGCCCTGGCGCTGCGCGAGATCGAGACCGTGTCCCGCGGCCCCGCGGAGCGGCCACCTGCGAGTTTGAACGCCACCCTGGAGTGGGATCCGGAGACCCCGCACCTGGATCGGCGGCCGTGGTCGGCGCACCCGGACTGCGGTTGCGGCGCGAGCGCGGTGGTGTGA
- a CDS encoding PDZ domain-containing protein: MNRRIFTLLAALIPILTLGIVGSVVTVPFVALGPGPTFNTLGEFDGKQVVDVQGAELKSASGNLNMTTVSVRDQLNIFDAFRLWIDGEHGLVPRAEVYPPGQTRDDVDKSNQQQFKDSEDSAELAAFNYLKLPTAVQLANVSDDGPAKDVLRKGDELVTVDGKHIVTAKDVVAAVSSVKPGTTIGVVFRRDGVEQTAEITLAPRPDDSGKGYLGITPDEISKGPVKVAFNLGEIGGPSAGLMFTLAVIDKLTTGDLSGGKFIAGTGTIDPDGKVGPIGGIQYKMIAAREKGAETFLVPAANCNEAAQRTPAGLRLVKVENLTGAVQSLEDINAGKDVPSCG, from the coding sequence GTGAACCGTCGGATATTCACCCTGCTCGCCGCTCTGATCCCGATTCTGACGCTGGGCATCGTAGGCAGTGTCGTCACCGTGCCCTTTGTGGCGCTCGGACCTGGGCCGACCTTCAATACGCTGGGCGAATTCGACGGCAAACAGGTGGTTGACGTGCAGGGTGCGGAGCTGAAATCGGCTTCCGGCAATCTGAATATGACGACTGTCTCAGTTCGCGATCAGCTGAATATCTTCGACGCGTTCCGGCTGTGGATCGACGGTGAACACGGATTGGTGCCGCGCGCGGAGGTGTATCCCCCCGGACAGACGCGTGACGATGTGGACAAATCCAATCAGCAGCAGTTCAAGGATTCCGAGGACTCCGCCGAATTGGCGGCTTTCAACTATCTGAAGCTGCCGACCGCGGTGCAGCTCGCGAATGTCTCCGACGACGGCCCCGCCAAGGACGTGCTGCGCAAGGGCGACGAACTGGTGACCGTCGACGGCAAGCACATCGTCACCGCCAAAGACGTTGTGGCCGCCGTGTCCTCGGTGAAGCCCGGCACCACCATCGGCGTGGTCTTCCGTCGTGACGGCGTCGAGCAGACCGCCGAGATCACCCTGGCCCCGCGCCCGGACGACTCCGGCAAGGGCTACCTCGGCATCACCCCCGACGAGATCTCCAAGGGCCCGGTCAAGGTGGCGTTCAACCTCGGCGAGATCGGCGGCCCCTCGGCCGGACTCATGTTCACCCTGGCCGTGATCGACAAGCTGACCACCGGTGACCTGTCCGGCGGCAAGTTCATCGCCGGCACCGGCACCATCGACCCGGACGGCAAGGTCGGCCCGATCGGCGGCATCCAGTACAAGATGATCGCCGCCCGCGAGAAGGGCGCCGAGACTTTCCTGGTCCCGGCCGCCAACTGCAACGAGGCCGCGCAGCGCACCCCCGCGGGCCTGCGCCTGGTGAAGGTCGAGAACCTCACCGGCGCAGTCCAGTCCCTGGAGGACATCAACGCCGGCAAGGACGTTCCGAGCTGCGGCTGA
- a CDS encoding PPA1309 family protein produces MNPEQWAASALYRCIREVAEYVDGEGWDRPPQMFALVPTADLVAAEPALLDQLDEKDALTPIAQEPFPEDIMGEADAMALDEFLGTTSWPASVEGCVLVQQIVVLPPTAEQSLDEAIAPLLADRDAADQAGRQAALTHAERRDARLFVGVLRDGTSLSLLQVRPGEDEEDPFGDLELRTAPNLAPNLVEALRHTLENDPDEFA; encoded by the coding sequence GTGAATCCAGAGCAGTGGGCGGCCTCGGCCCTGTACCGGTGTATTCGGGAAGTAGCGGAGTATGTCGACGGCGAGGGCTGGGATCGGCCGCCGCAGATGTTCGCGCTGGTCCCGACCGCGGACCTGGTCGCCGCCGAGCCCGCGCTGCTGGATCAGCTGGACGAAAAGGACGCGCTGACTCCGATTGCGCAGGAACCCTTCCCCGAGGACATCATGGGCGAGGCGGACGCCATGGCGCTCGACGAATTCCTCGGCACCACCAGCTGGCCCGCCTCGGTCGAGGGCTGTGTGCTGGTGCAGCAGATCGTGGTGCTGCCGCCCACCGCCGAACAGAGCCTCGACGAGGCCATCGCCCCGCTGCTCGCCGACCGCGACGCCGCCGACCAGGCCGGACGCCAGGCGGCGCTGACCCACGCCGAACGCCGCGACGCCCGGCTGTTCGTGGGCGTGCTGCGGGACGGCACCTCGCTGTCGCTGCTGCAGGTGCGCCCCGGCGAGGACGAAGAGGACCCCTTCGGCGATCTGGAACTGCGCACCGCGCCGAACCTGGCCCCGAACCTGGTCGAGGCGCTGCGGCACACCCTCGAGAACGACCCCGACGAGTTCGCCTAG